One window from the genome of Salvia miltiorrhiza cultivar Shanhuang (shh) chromosome 7, IMPLAD_Smil_shh, whole genome shotgun sequence encodes:
- the LOC130991829 gene encoding probable folate-biopterin transporter 9, chloroplastic codes for MLICSRNPLFPMNLGTQNHIKYQALFSTTSRILCSQQQSPKNAMKEYRRPRALSPISISPDEKISLISKQSEKKLILDGKKGFLHQEMMILCAFGYYVNGFRGFPWLALNFHMAHNLYMNPSTLQIVQNLGNLPMVAKPFYGILSDALYIGGAHRIPYVSIGVFLQALSWGSLALIPKASKFFVPLMACVLLSNFGASIAEVAKDALIAEYGQHNKVPGLQSYALMASAVGGVLGNLLGGVFLVKALQAKSMFLAFAAILVLQLTVCLKTREESLGLPQPSNYTLARESIPQIIKKQYSDLMVAIQDESVLHSLIWVVSSILLIPTLSGSIFCYQTQCLNLDSSVIGMSKVTGQLMLLSLAVLYNRFGKSIPMRKLASAVQISYAFSLLLDMVLVKQINIQLGISNEVFALCFSGLAEVIAQFKLLPFYVLFASLAPSGCEGSLMSFVASALCLSSICSGFLGVGLASFLGITSGDYSNLPLGIVVQFFAALLPLWWIECVTTSQDVTEKTVKKGRSKRTRRTRRVGRVSYDPMYSYRRERESDLQR; via the exons ATGTTGATTTGCAGTAGAAACCCATTATTCCCAATGAATTTGGGCACCCAAAATCACATAAAATATCAAGCTTTATTTTCAACAACATCAAGAATCCTATGTTCTCAGCAGCAGAGCCCCAAGAACGCTATGAAGGAATACAGAAGGCCAAGGGCTCTGAGCCCCATCAGCATAAGCCCAGATGAGAAAATCTCTCTGATCAGCAAACAATCCGAGAAAAAACTAATCTTGGATGGGAAGAAGGGATTTCTGCATCAAGAGATGATGATTCTGTGCGCGTTTGGTTACTATGTGAATGGTTTCAGAGGATTTCCGTGGCTGGCGCTGAACTTCCACATGGCCCATAATCTCTATATGAATCCTTCTACATTGCAGATTGTGCAGAATTTGGGCAATCTGCCTATGGTGGCGAAGCCCTTTTATGGGATCTTATCTGATGCTCTGTACATTGGTGGTGCTCATAGGATTCCCTACGTTTCCATTGGAG TGTTCTTGCAGGCGCTATCTTGGGGTTCGTTGGCATTAATCCCGAAAGCTAGTAAATTTTTCGTACCCCTCATGGCGTGTGTGCTTCTGAGCAACTTCGGAGCTTCAATTGCAGAAGTTGCAAAGGATGCACTCATAGCGGAGTATGGCCAACACAACAAAGTACCCGGGCTCCAATCCTACGCACTCATGGCCTCAGCTGTTGGTGGGGTTTTGGGAAATTTACTCGGGGGCGTTTTCTTGGTGAAGGCACTGCAGGCTAAATCAATGTTCCTAGCTTTTGCTGCTATCCTCGTGCTCCAACTCACCGTGTGTTTGAAAACGAGAGAGGAATCCCTTGGTTTGCCTCAGCCATCAAACTACACTCTTGCGAGGGAATCAATCCCACAGATCATCAAGAAACAGTACTCCGATCTTATGGTGGCAATTCAAGACGAGAGCGTGTTACACTCTCTGATTTGGGTTGTTTCTTCGATCCTGCTGATCCCAACTCTATCAGGCTCGATATTCTGCTACCAGACTCAGTGTCTGAATCTCGACTCCTCAGTTATTGGGATGTCTAAAGTAACTGGCCAGTTGATGCTTCTGTCGTTAGCTGTTCTGTATAACCGGTTTGGGAAGAGTATTCCGATGAGAAAGCTGGCCAGCGCTGTGCAGATTTCTTACGCGTTTTCTCTGCTGCTCGATATGGTGCTAGTCAAGCAGATAAACATCCAACTTGGGATCTCGAATGAAGTATTTGCTTTGTGTTTCTCGGGTCTTGCAGAGGTTATTGCGCAGTTTAAGCTGTTGCCTTTCTACGTGCTGTTTGCAAGTTTAGCTCCATCGGGCTGTGAGGGTTCTCTGATGTCGTTCGTGGCTTCTGCTCTGTGTTTGTCAAGCATATGCAGCGGGTTCTTAGGTGTTGGTCTAGCTTCGTTTCTTGGCATCACATCCGGTGATTACTCGAACCTCCCTTTAGGCATCGTGGTGCAGTTTTTCGCGGCCTTGCTGCCACTCTGGTGGATTGAATGTGTAACCACATCTCAAGATGTCACCGAGAAGACTGTTAAGAAAGGTAGAAGTAAGAGAACACGAAGGACTAGACGAGTGGGGAGAGTCTCGTACGATCCTATGTACTCCTATCGCCGTGAAAGAGAATCCGACCTACAAAGGTGA
- the LOC130991893 gene encoding MYB-like transcription factor EOBII: MTMHQYKYAANTSTFCQGIYYTTYIYIYIHTERYMAQYARCGVMEEEWRKGPWTAEEDRLLVEYVKLHGEGKWNAVAMLAGLKRNGKSCRLRWVNYLRPDLKRGRITPYEESVILELHARWGNRWSTIARSLPGRTDNEIKNYWRTHFKKKGKSTSRNTEKLRARLLKRQQFQQQQLQQQRYQQDEIDMKKIISLFYENDTKLSTSDESSHELVVHTSPLVEQEVLPEAPNDLSIWDGLWSMDDLHGNNCLNRAIYQHNLVSHFF, from the exons ATGACGATGCACCAATATAAATATGCAGCAAACACAAGCACCTTTTGCCAAGGAATTTACTacacaacatatatatatatatatatacacacagaGAGATATATGGCACAGTATGCGAGGTGTGGAGTGATGGAAGAGGAGTGGAGAAAAGGGCCGTGGACTGCCGAAGAAGACAGATTGCTTGTTGAGTATGTGAAGTTGCATGGTGAAGGCAAATGGAACGCTGTCGCTATGCTTGCAG GATTAAAAAGAAATGGAAAGAGCTGCAGATTGAGATGGGTGAATTACTTGAGGCCAGATCTTAAGAGAGGCCGAATAACCCCTTATGAGGAGAGTGTCATCCTTGAACTACATGCTAGATGGGGTAACAG GTGGTCAACAATTGCTAGAAGTCTGCCGGGAAGGACCGACAACGAAATCAAGAATTATTGGAGGACTCACTTCAAAAAAAAGGGCAAATCTACTTCTCGAAATACTGAGAAATTGCGGGCTCGCCTTCTTAAAAGACAACAATTTCAACAACAACAGCTCCAACAACAACGATACCAACAAGATGAAATAGATATGAAAAAAATCATATCGTTGTTTTACGAAAACGACACTAAGCTATCGACTTCCGATGAGTCAAGCCACGAACTTGTTGTGCACACGAGCCCACTCGTCGAGCAAGAAGTCCTGCCGGAGGCCCCCAATGATTTGAGCATATGGGATGGCTTATGGAGCATGGATGATCTCCATGGAAATAATTGCTTAAATAGGGCTATTTATCAGCACAATTTGGTTTCACATTTCTTTTGA
- the LOC130991902 gene encoding membrane protein PM19L-like, with translation MDRIAARNMAGPLLLLNLIMYFIVLVFASWCLNRYIDGRTAHPSVGGNGATGHLLTFSVLAAVLGIVSKIGGGNHLRTWRNDSFATASTTSTAAWAVTALAFGLACKEINVGGWRGWRLRVVEAFIIILAFTQSIYVLLLHSSFYRSSAYDDDTGYGGGVAGAQPVHKGSATGGMV, from the exons ATGGATAGAATAGCTGCGAGGAACATGGCAGGTCCATTGCTGTTGCTGAATTTGATAATGTATTTCATTGTGTTGGTGTTTGCAAGTTGGTGCCTCAATAGGTACATTGATGGTCGAACTGCACATCCAA GTGTGGGAGGAAATGGAGCAACGGGACACTTACTCACATTCTCGGTACTGGCAGCAGTACTTGGAATAGTCTCCAAAATAGGCGGCGGCAACCACCTCAGAACTTGGCGGAACGACAGCTTCGCCACCGCCTCCACCACTTCCACCGCCGCCTGGGCCGTCACCGCTCTCGCTTTCGG ATTGGCGTGCAAGGAGATAAATGTGGGAGGGTGGCGAGGGTGGCGGTTGAGGGTGGTGGAGGCCTTCATCATAATTCTGGCCTTCACGCAGTCCATCTATGTGCTTCTGCTTCACTCTAGCTTCTACCGCAGCAGCGCCTACGACGACGACACTGGCTACGGCGGCGGAGTCGCTGGAGCTCAGCCGGTGCACAAAGGCAGCGCCACCGGTGGAATGGTCTGA